From the genome of Eublepharis macularius isolate TG4126 chromosome 4, MPM_Emac_v1.0, whole genome shotgun sequence:
TCCCCCCGCTAtacctttaagaaaaaaacaaaagatgTGTGTGATTAATAGAACAGACAAGAATGTAACAGAGGCTTATTCAGTTCCTCTAGGAGTGATCTTGGGAGGCATCTCACTGACCACTGTTGTCATGAATATCTTGGTTCTATATGCAGtgaaaatggaaaagaaactTCACACCGTTGGCAATCTTTACATTGTTAGCCTTTCCTGTGCGGACCTTGTCGTTGGTGCAGCTGTCATGCCACTAAACATTTTATATCTTTTGAAGAATGAGTGGCTGTTAGGTAGACAAGCTTGCCTGTTTTGGTTATCAATGGATTATGTGGCCAGCACAGCCTCCATATTCAGCCTCTTCATACTTTGCATAGATCGTTACCGTTCTGTCCAACAGCCAATAAAATATCTCAAGTACCGGACAAAAACTAGAGCTTCTATCATGATTTCTGGAGCTTGGCTGCTCTCTTTTATGTGGGTAGTCCCAATTTTGGGTTGGCGTAACTTTACCCATAATAACAGTACAAGTGACAGGGATGAGATATGTGAAACAGATTTTTGCAAAGTCACCTGGTTTAAGGTGTTAACAGCTATAGTCAACTTTTACATCCCATCATTGATGATGCTGTTTTTCTATGCAAAAATATACACGGCTGTCCGGAGGCTTTATCAGCACAGAGAGCTCATTAATGGATCATTCAGATCTGcctcagaaaaaagaattccacatgattGTAAActgcaagaaatacaagagatgTGTTCACAAAGTGAAAGTAAAAACATAGGCTCTTACTGTAATGAACATGATAATAAGAATGACAGAATAGAAGCCCAAACTCTGTCGGGAAGCTTTATTAAAGTCTCAAAATTATTTCATAGAGGAAGTGCCCATGAAATAGGGAAGCATAGCTGCTTTCCTCTGACCATTGCACAGAATGACACAGAGGTAGACGATATTGATAGGAAGTATACCTGTGTCAATGAAAGCATTCAGaatacagagaagcctggccccCAAGAATATGAAATAAGTAAAACATCATATGAACATAACTTTGCTGAGAGACCTCCCTGTAGAAAAGGTTCAGATCCCACTCGGGAGCCAAATTTTGGTATCAAGAGGCACTTCCTTCAGTATAAAAACAGAAAAGATACCACAAGTCTCTGTTCTTTGAAAAAGACATGGGGAAGGCTGCGTGCTCATTCTCTTAGCCATAACCAAGGGCTGCGTGTGAATAGAGAAAGAAAGGCAGCTAAACAATTAGGCTGTATAATGGCAGCATTTATGTTGTGCTGGATTCCATACTTTGTATTATTTATGGTCATGGCATATTGTGAGAAATGTTACAATTATCATGTTCATATGTTTACAATTTGGCTTGGCTATGTGAATTCTACGTTAAATCCATTTATATACCCGCTTTGTAATGAAAACTTCAAGAAAACTTTCAAAAAGATTTTTCATATTAAAAGTTAATATCTCTTGGTGATAGTTGTATATGTAGGGGTAgagatgcagtggcaaaaagccagaaggaaaaaTAGACTTTTCAGTATTATGAGAAAACATTGCAAGTGAGGCAGAAGATTTTGGAAAACCATTGATGAAAGAAGAAATATATACAAATGTGGACCGTGTTATTTGTTCTAGATAGAAGTACCTCTAAACTGTGAATTATATTTAAAGAAGAACTGATGTTCACCCGGACT
Proteins encoded in this window:
- the HRH1 gene encoding histamine H1 receptor, encoding MCVINRTDKNVTEAYSVPLGVILGGISLTTVVMNILVLYAVKMEKKLHTVGNLYIVSLSCADLVVGAAVMPLNILYLLKNEWLLGRQACLFWLSMDYVASTASIFSLFILCIDRYRSVQQPIKYLKYRTKTRASIMISGAWLLSFMWVVPILGWRNFTHNNSTSDRDEICETDFCKVTWFKVLTAIVNFYIPSLMMLFFYAKIYTAVRRLYQHRELINGSFRSASEKRIPHDCKLQEIQEMCSQSESKNIGSYCNEHDNKNDRIEAQTLSGSFIKVSKLFHRGSAHEIGKHSCFPLTIAQNDTEVDDIDRKYTCVNESIQNTEKPGPQEYEISKTSYEHNFAERPPCRKGSDPTREPNFGIKRHFLQYKNRKDTTSLCSLKKTWGRLRAHSLSHNQGLRVNRERKAAKQLGCIMAAFMLCWIPYFVLFMVMAYCEKCYNYHVHMFTIWLGYVNSTLNPFIYPLCNENFKKTFKKIFHIKS